From the Glycine max cultivar Williams 82 chromosome 11, Glycine_max_v4.0, whole genome shotgun sequence genome, the window TGGTTGTTCTATAGTAGGTGCAGATGGAGAACAATCAATCTCGCCCTATAAAATTGTGGTGGTTCTCGTGGTATGagaatgatattaatttatgaatctTTCCTTATAGAGTCATTAACTTAGATTTTGAATTTGGTTAGCAATCCTTTAAATTCCTTGTCAAGTTCAGCATCAATACCTTCAGCTCTATCCTTAATTTGATTCACCACAACCTCATCAAGCACACCACCTACCAGATTCAAGAAATCATCCATTGTATGCTCAAAGTAGGCATGCACATCTTTGGCAAGGTGAGCAATACATATGCGGCACATGTTCAAGATATCTTTGTCATTCTCCAACTGAAGCAATGCATCATCCCATTAATGCTAGGAtcccaaaaaaaaacacaacaacaaatctTTGATAACCTCCACTACATTTACAAAGTTGAAAACAATTCATATTGCATCAAATCCACTTTACAATTCTCCTAGACACAGAACTCACCATCCACATATTCCAATGTGCCATGATCATCCCTTTTGAATCTACCCTTGTGGTGCACAACAAGATTGATGAAATCAAACATCCTACAACCCATGAAAAGAACAACATGATTAATTTCTTCACATAGAAGACTATTTACTTAAGCACCAACATAAAGACACAATTTTTATAACCAACAACATCATGATTTCAATATCCAAACTAGTATCAATACCCATTGTCAAATTTTTATACTGAATGCAGAGAACCCCcacattttaacagaaacatataaatacaaaccataaaccctaaattTGTTCTAGAAACGAAACATGTAGCCTTTTCAACATCTAAAAAACTCAAGAGAAtgaacaaacaacaacaaaaaaaaaactcaacacaTAGCCACACACAACCAAACAACTTCCACAAAAAAGGAACCAAAAAATGTGAATAGTCAAGTATCAAATGCTTACCTTCTGACCAAATCGACGGAGAACGATTGATTTCGTCTTCAAAAATCAATTGGAGTAGGATAGTTGACAACAGTTTCCCCTCATTGGAAggtttctctctccctctcagtCAGAGAAGGCGGGAACATTAGAAAACACAACCAATAGACATTGGTGAGAATGAGGTAATAaaggtttattttgttttgtattacCCATGCAGTAAAAAGATGAGAATTTTTCCAAATTGACAACTTGGTCTATCGAAATTTCAAGTGACAATTTCATTCATTTAAGTCAATAGTCCACTCAACGCAATTTCTCACTGTCAAAATGATCCATTAGTGTCACGTAGGCTGCGTCGTTTTGTGTTAACGGAAGACAAAGACGTTGAGATGAATTTGTCGatctttttacaaattaagagacaaaattttattttttcaaaattcagggACTCAAGTGTCAGCGCCTTGCAAACTCAATGACTAATTTGAGTATTTATCCTAAATCATTTCTCTGAATGTAATTACAAGTCTTGACTTCAAACATTATTTGACTGAGTGCACTTGGCTGCTTGATGTTCAAGTAAGATCACTTCAGTTTGAGTTCTCTTTTGTTGGACCCAAAATCTGGTGGCAAGAGTTGCTATTGTgctaataataattgaaacgCTTTGCTGTTCTGAACCTCAATGATTGGGGCGTAAAAAAGCTGCTAGATTAATCTTTTTACCTCAATGCCGTGCTAGAATATAGGATCACAAACCAGTGCAAGACTATATATCCCTAGCTCTTCTTTCTCCAATTTTACTTTCTTGTTTCAGTGTATAAGAATAGTTGAATAGTATGCATGTTTAAGGtattgtgttttgtgtttttttttttttaaatttgatgaattaaTAATGCGAAGGGGTTGTCTTAGACTTGGGCAACATTTTAACCAAATGTTAGCTTTCTAAATTATGGCAGAATCTAATTGGAGAACGAACACAAGTGAAGAGTGAAGACCCACTAACGCTACCAAGAATTGCGCCACATCCAAAAACAAGCGAACAAAGTGTCTGACAGTTAGGGTATGGCAGGGACAATAAGATTAGAGTAATTGTGTCCACAATTTGAAGAACAAATGGCTAAATCTTAGTCTTCAATTTTCGACATGCTTGCATTGCACCCACTAACTTcaaatttgtttcattattaGCATCAAGGTAACATCTTAATAATAGCTACAAATCTTTAGAAAGAAAATTGCCCCTACCAGCATGTGAGTTGTGACCATGTTATGAAATGGTATGAACACGAACTGAAAAAcagaatgataattttttttggaggggTCAAGCTAGAAAGAAGCCGACAAAATAATGTCAGCTTTTGGGTAAGCTATCGGTGATGATATAAACCAAGTGTTGCATAATTTAGTACTTTCAGATTCAGATAAGCGACTCCTCCTTGCTCACAGAGTCACAGGTAGCGTTGTTCTTTCCCCCACACAACACAAGTCAATGATTCAACGGACTGCAACTTTGCTTGTTGACTCCGCAACTAACAAAGGAAACATAAGCAATGGATATGTGTGTGTGGCAAAGATCAGAGAGACCCCACATCACCATATGAATGGTTAGAGAGATAAAGTGTGCATGAAGGAGTTTCTTAGATTTACTCTAATTCACAAGAGACATAATTAGGAGATTGGTTCAGGGCCAAAAAACATAATTTCCTTTTAGGCATAATAGCAACACTAATTGCTAGCACATGGTTGCATGAGAGAAATCAAAATCATGGTCTCTTTCATAGCTAAATCCTATCCATTATTATGAAGGGCCTTGATGTTGTTGAACATTTACTGATGGCCATAGACATCTATCATTGTTAACCACCATTTGCTACCTTAAAAGGACTCTCGTTTCCACCAAACTGCATATCTTGGTCGGTATTTTACAGCTTAAAGCAATTTGGGGTGGACAATTCAGATCTGATTAGGAATATTGCTGGATTTGTACAATCTATTGTcatttcaattatttctttacgTGATGAGCACAATTGATGTGCTTAATCAGTAAACAAAAATTACACTCAAATTTCCTTATTTTCTGTCAttgtatttaactttttttacatgAGTATAACATAACTCTTACCAATACGTCTTTCTCTTCCACATTCATATTTCCTACTTATGCTTAGAATTGGAAATCTATCTTACTGTACTACCTATCTGATTGCACATTAATAAAGGTATTTATCTTGTCTTCATGCCTTTGCTTTGAAAAAGGAATAAAACTCTCACCGAACAAAACTTTCCTGTACCAATTGATTgtaaagttattaaaatttctcataGTAAATGTCTCATagaatatattcttttatagaGTAAAACTAAActtcaagatattttgagaaattaaaaaaaaaaagtattttactcttatttttatatGCAATGGAAATGGACAGTATACGGATTTGAGGCTTGAATAGATTTGCATATAGTAGAGCAGAGAGGCTAGCTGAATAGGATTCTGTGGAGTGGCCCAGCAGagaaagaaggacaaggaataTGTGGCTGTGGGCTTGGTCTTTTATCTTTATCCACTTTATAGTGTTGAAAATGGAGGTTATGATTTTGCCTCACACATGAAGATAAGAATGAGGTTGTGGCAGATATTTACGACATTCCCTACTATTCGAATATGATGCACTAATGTTGGTGTCTTTTGATGCCAAGTATTTTGAGTGAAAAAGATTGAAGTTTCCCCTCTCCCctaatttgttttcttatttttttaattacgaaGGAtagtaagaaagaaaataaaaatgagaaagagGTTTCTTTAGCTGTTTGGGTTTAATGCAACTTTTTACTTATTCATTGTCTTTACGTAATTTATCAATAAAGATGGGCCTTGGCATTGCTGCAACGTAGGgtctacttatttttttaggtgCCAAATTAGGGGCGGCGAGTGGGTCAGCTTGGGCTCAGCCATTTGGATCCAACAAGAATAAAGACGGGAAGGTGAAAAGGTGAGGGGAGAGGAGAATGGCCAAGAATGTCAGGGGAGTTGAACaatatagaagaagaaaaagaaaacaacaagtgagagagaaataaaagggaaaaaactaaatgtaactatttatttttggtttagtTGTTTACCGTTTTATTTGCTCCACATAACAAAGAACCACAAAACAAGAAACCAGTTTTTATTTAGTCTACATATGAAGCCCATCAACAAGTTGCTCTCCGTTTTTTATAGGCTATTCATAACCAGATAGATATATTGTGGGCTTATAAGTAGCAAAGCCCAATAAGGGTTGGATAGGTCAGTTTCTGCCCCACAAAAGATGCATCTCGCCCATAAGTGGTTGGCTTAGTGATATTGAACTCGGTTATGTTAAGTAAAGTCTTGAGTTTCTTGTGGATGAAAAAatatagttgaaaggaaaaaattcCATTAAAGATAGTCAACATGTTTTTTGGCAAAGATTAATCATCAGCAAATCCGATAAATACTTTATACTAGtaacatgataataaaaaaatatacctcTTAACTCATGGGTTAAAATGTGTTCGCAAAACATGTATAATATAATGTGTTCACAATTCATAGGACCAAAAAAACAAGATGAAGAGAAAGTAAAGTTTTATATGCTCCctagttttaatattttccgCTTATCTAAAGAATGTCTCTTTGCCTAAAAAAAGGTACTTTGGGCCTTGACTTtagacttcatttttttaaagcaagGTATTCTACAGTTAGAAGTCATGAGATTAATCCCTTAGGAAGTAAAGTATTATATCCTTTTCCCATAAATGTTACTATATTCACATAATCAAGAATCGAACCCCTAATCATACGCTTAAAGAGCCCACGCTACTAGCCACTTCTGCTACACCTTCTGAGTACCTTAGGCCCCATTTGATATGGCGTGAGCATCAGTTGAGTTGATTTGGATTTAggagatgtttaaatttaaattaagcaaTGTTAATTGATTTAGGTTGATTTAGATTCATTAAATTATTCTTTACAACTAGAACTGAAATATTTTGGTTATATCTGGATTGATTCGGATTGAGTCATTAAAATTTGAgtgtattaataaaataataaaaaacattgaaaaaattagaaaaatagatctatagataagaaaaaaaatataataaaatgagtAAAAGCTTCTAAATATTCACTTAGGGGTTCTAGTTCATTCAATTAAGTGGAATTTTTGCATTGTTTTAACCCTTtagtacttattttttatttttatgataaaaaactaataaatgttCTTAAATgtcaaaattatcaaaatattcaaataaaaatgatataattgtaGACTAACGAATTTGCTAGTACTAACTAATgtaataaaatttcttaattcctataaattactttaaaaaaatcttctatATAAAACGCCATTCACCCAAGAATGCTACAACTTTGGACTGTGAAGCACTAGATTGTAATGATTCCTTCAAGGTGAGCCAATGAAATATGGGAGGAGATGCTTGCTGCTCCGTGTTAATTAATTGCCTATTCTTGCTCTTACCCATCAAGTTAAGACTTAAGACCCTCCTAgtgcataaattaataaatttgctTTTCTTTAATTCCCTCCTATTCGTCAATTCAATCTACTTTGAACGTGTCTATTTTATGTCAGTCTAAAACTCAATGGTATGCAAACCAAAAACTCAAGCGCAGCCTTTGTAACTCAATAAGCAAAATATTTTGACCAAATCAAACTATGTTCTGCAAGCTCAACGTAACCATGTTTTTCACTTCTCTAACAAATCTAACATTACACATTCAGTCCACCTTGCAGATCCTTGCCGTGCCACCGTTTTGCTGTAAGATCAACCAACCAAAAACACTGAAATAGGATACTAATAGTTGTGTAACCTTGTTACCTCTTCATTATTTAAAGCAAATACTAgtttaaggaaaaataaaagaacaacgAGAATACTTCACTGTTTTTAAAAAGTAGTATATCTAATAAGCATTGCATTATGCAATCACTGTCACTAGAAATCAATAATGAAATAGTGTATGTCATTAACATAATAAAAGTCAACTAAGAAGAATAGGGAAAAGAATAGTCCTAAAGAAGAATTAAAACATATGTAAAACGTGCACGATCTTGATATGAAATGTGAATACTGTTAACATGTTTTGATCACCAATGACTATAAATGGATAAGTTGGAAGAATTCTACGTAAAATTGACTTTTGTGAAACTTTTAACATGATAACCGTTCATGCTTAAATGGTGTTAAGTACAAAAGACTGtggttgtgacttgtgagagtGAATATTTCTCATTTGTTAGATCTTAGCGGTGTAAATTTTCCTTCTATTGTGGAATCTTTGGAGGGTCTTACTTTTTCACTGTTTTGATATCCGTCAACCATTTTTGCTTCAACATTATAATGTACGTTTTTGTGGCGATATCCTGGCATTCAATTCTTCCAGACGAATGGACTTCAAGTAATACATGTTATAATATAACCATAACCATTTGTCAAAATAGCATTAAGCTATTGTTTAATCATAGTATTCTTCTTTTGACTGTTTTCATGGTCTTTTCCACCACTTATGGGGTTTAATGGGGTGAGGTTTAACACcccaccaaaaaaacaaaaagaaatataaaacacTTGACTTGATTACCTACTCTGATTGATGTAATTCtttatattaattagtatatttGATTAAATAGTTTAGCACAAGAtctgagggcgagccctggtgcagcggtaaagttgtgccttggtgacttgttggtcatgggttcgaattcggaaacagtctctttgcatatgcaaggataaggctgcgtacaacatccctcccccatacccaCAAGATCTTTCATTCCAGAATATAAAACACTAGATTTGATGACCTGCTCTGCTCGGAGCTTGGAAGACAGCTAACAagcacaaaattataatatatataaaggcGCACAAAGAAACTAAACAATTCAACAAACCGATATGCCTCCCATCAAATGCTATTGAAATGAGCACCAGTGCCTGCAGCACCCTTCTAATCAGCTTTTAAACTCAATATAAGAGCTAACTTGAGCATTAGTTTTACCAATAAGACTAGTCCAAAATGTTTTGCCACTAACAACTAATCAAAGACATGCGCAATTCTTTTATATCTtgttattgaaatttgaaataaaaaatggtagttaggcttttttttataaagaaaaattatcaagtcattgtttaatttaaaaactatgaCAAAATAAAATGGGAATTCAATGAAATGGTCCAATTTGATTGAGTCAAGCTCAGCAACAAGTGTGGCCTTGTATTCAACAATTGCGCAGTAGCTTCAAGTTTGAACACTTCACTATGACTGAGAGTGAGACAGAGCACAATtcaaatacaacaacaacaacaacgattCACATTACAAGTACAACCACGAGCGTAAATTGCACAACAAGAAGCCAGAGCAACTTGATATTCGATTCGTCGCATTACTGATCAATTAATTACGCGCTTTCTTCAATTCATTGTTAGAGCAACAAACAAAAGAGGAGCAAAAATCTATGCTTGTATAAGAAATCAAGAATACGAATTACAGTAATACTAGTAGTATATGATTGGAACCTAACAATTAATTTGCTTAGGTGGTAACGTTCAACTTTATATTAcataataattgataattgattgatataaaaataaaaataaaatgttatactAACGCTAAAAGGAGTAGTGGCGAGCGAGCCCAACGAATAGGTGACCTAATTAATTGGGCGGTTCGGTGGGCGAATCGCGATTTTGGCCGGCAAGGGACGACCGGTCCCGGAGCCGCCGCAACTGCTGCAGGCCATCCGACCCGACCCGGAGCATGTGGAGCATCCGACATCGCCGTCGGACCAACGCGAACAGAGGCACGTGACTCGACCGGTTCCGTTGCACGTGGGGCAGCGAGTGAATGGGCCTGCCATGGGCTTCTGGTCCATAACCGATTTCACAAGAACCGCTCCGGCGAGAACGCTTAGACCGGTGGCGAGTTGGCTCAGCAGCATCGGACCCATGATTTTAATCTGCTCAAGGGAGAGGAGAGAAGGAGAGTAAATAAAGTGGTTGTGGAATTGTACACGTTCACGACACTGGTTTTTGGTGGCTGGAAGAAGCTTTTGGGTTTCGACTTTGGAGGCTAGTGCCAAACGCTAATTGGgacatatttttcattttaggaCGGTGTCTTCCATTTCACAATAATTAATTCtgtgtcatttttaatttacaacGTTTAAATTGCTTTCTTGCACATCActtgctaataaaaaaatatgactatttaatatttatataatacagtaaattttaaaaattcattgcAATACTGCTTGCTAAAACccagaaaataattatattttattaatcaatCTTTATAACAATTCTCTTAATCATTTAAAGAAgacatattttgtttttcatttccaACACTTCATTACTTTTATGTTTAATCATTATTGTTTTGTACTACTAGCTAGTAAGTATTTTAgaagttcaaaaaaattatcatactcTTGATATATTGCCCTAAAACCTTGCAATAAGATTTAACGATGATATTAAATATGCATTCAAaagaaagtattaaataaaaataatgtttatttaaaacttaaaataaatattagtagTATGTAATTTAAGTATTTAGTATCGAAgcgttattgtttttgttaataaaaaaaaaaacttgttagattttatgatttaaattagAACTTTGTTAACTTGCATATGTTAAAACTCGtttattgttttctattaagtgatcttaattgtttgaaaatattatactttgtttttaatattaaatatttttatttcctacCTTATGacatcatgataaaaaaaaaaaacattatcaataATAGTTCGGTTGCTATTTCATTTCGTTGGCGCATGCTTATGAAATTGTGACAAGGTATTTTAATGAAAGAAGTTActttgagattcattgagaagaTTTTTCTGCCACTTGGCAATATTCAGACAATTCAACAAGGAAGAAAGAGGAGAAGAGCAAAACAATGGATAAAATTTGGGACCATTTTCTTCGTCtcatacaaaataattaattaatttacgtTCAAATTTGTTAGAATTGTTTATCCAAAATCCTGAAGCTAGCACAAATCGACATATTCACCACCTGGGGCAAACGACCCCCTTTActggtattttttttctaaattattaaatgaaaataaattttaaataaattctcagaaataaatatatcaaagaGTATCCGTGACTTCTAAGTTCAAagatatgaattattttatgagtttttttttattttcactgaattcgtaaaaaaaaattattacttctttttttttttaaaaaaaactaactttaaagtcataaataattttatttattaacatttttctttttacttttattttatatttttatatattttcgtatattttttttatttaatttttttaaaaaacaattattttttatattttatttttatattttttttatctaatgttaagattttttttcctaattttaatataatccaTCGAGCTCGAATTTAAAGTCGTACATATAATCACATACATATAGTCACAGCTTCATTTTATCAgtgttttatttatagaaaatatattaaataaaaatataaaaaatatagaaactattgaataaaactaaaaataaaaattttaatttaaataaaaaatatacgactttttatattgtttttagttttatttaatatttactatatttttgtatattgttttatttatattttttatatatttgtatatttttgttatttaatattttttatatattttatttaatatattttttgtaaatgaaACACTAATAAAATGAAGCTATAATAATATGTACTTTAAAGTTGAATTCGTtggaatatattataattagaaaaaaaaatccttaacattagaaaaaaaatatagaaaatattaaataaaataatataaataaatatagaaaatattaaataaagtaatatataaaaaatattaaataaaactaaaaataaaaatattaatttaaataaaatcatttacgaccttaaagtcataaataatttcaaaatttacgaCTTGAAAgtcaaatctaaaaaaaaaaagttgttttttactatttcagtgtaaaataaaaaataaaaacaaaagtcttaaaataatttaagacttTAAACTCAGAAACcgtaagatattttattatttatccttTCCtggatgtttttttaaaatttgcccCATTTGAtaatttagagagaaaaaataccCCATTGTGCGTTTTATATTGTGACTGATGGATATCATTCTAGCCATCCGCGTGCCATGTTTCTAGGACCATATTGGCAACCTCGCAGGTTAATAAAGAAGGTAACAAATTTATGtcatggtttttttattttcttatttcagTATTCATGTGTAGAAAAAGATAGACGATCAAATCCATTATGATTGAGTAAGTAGTTAGTGGTAAGAAGTTTAGTAATTTGTATAAGATTCTAAATACAAGTTTCATTgtacacataaaaaaataaaacaatcacCTTAAGAAAAACTTATGATCTATCATGTGTAAGTTGTTATTGGGTGATTTATGATTTAGTtagtattcttttttaatagttCTTGTAGTCCTATGCGGCGAAAAGCATGCTTAATggtaaataaaaagttatttatgatttatgttttgtttaaatttcTTCTCACAATGGTTTTCCAATTCTTGCGTCCCAAGGCTAggtgaatattaaaaaaaaaatagggtggGGAGAGAGCTTCCATTGAAAAGTGCATTGATATTAAAATACAATGAGTCAACTCTAAAAGAAAGGCTTTTAGTGGCTCAATTtcctactctctctctctctctctttattttataaatgcaCATATGAAGTCAAGTTCAGCAATTGAAATCATCTGTTAATTCATATTTTTCCATGAAATGCTATTACTAATCCTATAATATaggtttttttagtaatttgatAAATAACACGGGAAGTTATTTATGAAATGGCATGAATTTGAGATGTTCCAAGTTTATTCCAGTGTTATTCAATttgaaatatttcaattttagtgAAAATTGATTTATATTCCAACTCATTCACGTATGGTAAGGCATATTCTCAGTGGTCAAATTATTTATTCGCCACTTTTTGTACAAATTGTTTCGTACGAAatagtatttgttttaattttaatgaaagttGAGATTCTCTTTTTTAAAGAATTCTGGGTGTCAAATTA encodes:
- the LOC100797611 gene encoding chaperone protein DnaJ — protein: MGPMLLSQLATGLSVLAGAVLVKSVMDQKPMAGPFTRCPTCNGTGRVTCLCSRWSDGDVGCSTCSGSGRMACSSCGGSGTGRPLPAKIAIRPPNRPIN